One Methanofastidiosum sp. genomic window carries:
- a CDS encoding tyrosine-type recombinase/integrase has product RRLGFKVTPYMLRHTFATLFVENNGNLLILKNIMGHSQISTTERYVHESKRMIKSGYDKACPEF; this is encoded by the coding sequence CAGGAGATTGGGATTCAAGGTCACGCCCTACATGCTGCGCCACACGTTTGCAACGCTCTTCGTTGAGAACAACGGCAACCTCCTGATTCTGAAGAACATCATGGGGCACAGCCAGATTTCAACAACTGAAAGATATGTACACGAGTCCAAGAGGATGATTAAGAGCGGGTATGACAAGGCGTGCCCTGAGTTTTAG